Proteins encoded by one window of Rouxiella chamberiensis:
- a CDS encoding glucose/quinate/shikimate family membrane-bound PQQ-dependent dehydrogenase — MTTKASLSRIVVIITALFAALSGIYLLVGGIWLAAIGGSLYYIIAGVVLLVTAFLLYRRRASALLLYAVYLLATTIWGLWEVGSDFWALTPRLDVTFFLGLWIVLPIVYNHMSVKNAFARGALAVSLLFTVAVLAYSVFNDPQEINGTIPAADNAPVQSTPGVADGDWPAYGRTQGGTRYSPLKQINDKNVGELKEAWSFQTGDVKTANDPGEITDEVTPIKIRDTLYLCTPHQKLFALDAATGKQKWVFDPQLKQNPTFQHVTCRGVSYYETPAAAENTAANGAAPAICSRRVILPVNDGRMFALDAETGARCPEFGNNGELNLQSNMPYPVAGHYEPTSPPIITKSVIIMAGAITDNYSTTEPSGVIRGFDVNTGKLLWAFDSGAKDPNKIPGPGENYTPNSPNSWAPAAYDANLDIVYLPMGVQTPDIWGGNRTPESERYASSLLALNASTGKLVWNYQTVHHDLWDMDVPAQPTLADINDKNGNKVPVIYVPTKTGNIFVLDRRDGKLVVPAPEKPVPQGAAKGDHTSPTQPFSELTFRPSAKLTGADMWGATIYDQLMCRVMFHRLRYEGTFTPPSEQGTLVFPGNLGMFEWGGISVDTDRQVAIANPIALPFTSKLVPRGPGNPMQPPAGDAGGSGTESGIQPQYGVPYGVELNAFLSPLGFPCKQPSWGYISGVDLKTNDIVWKKRIGTVRDSSPVPLPFKMGMPMLGAPTSTAGNVFFIAATADNYIRAFNMSNGDQLWQARLPAGGQATPMTYEVNGKQYVVIAAGGHGSFGTKLGDHIIAYALPDDAKK, encoded by the coding sequence ATGACAACTAAAGCTTCGTTATCGCGCATCGTCGTAATAATTACCGCTTTGTTCGCCGCGTTGAGCGGAATATATTTATTGGTCGGCGGAATATGGCTGGCGGCAATAGGGGGCTCCCTCTATTACATCATCGCCGGTGTTGTTCTGCTGGTGACCGCATTTTTACTTTATCGTCGTCGCGCATCGGCTTTGCTGTTGTACGCCGTCTACCTGCTGGCAACCACTATCTGGGGCCTCTGGGAAGTAGGATCCGACTTCTGGGCGCTGACACCGCGTCTTGATGTGACCTTCTTCCTGGGTCTGTGGATTGTCCTGCCTATCGTTTACAACCACATGAGCGTCAAGAACGCCTTCGCACGCGGTGCGCTGGCTGTGTCTCTGCTGTTCACCGTGGCGGTGCTGGCCTACTCGGTATTCAACGATCCCCAGGAAATCAACGGGACTATCCCTGCTGCGGATAACGCGCCGGTACAGTCTACGCCGGGCGTTGCCGACGGCGACTGGCCTGCATATGGCCGTACTCAGGGCGGTACCCGTTACTCGCCTCTGAAGCAGATCAATGACAAAAACGTCGGCGAGCTGAAAGAAGCCTGGTCCTTCCAGACTGGCGACGTGAAAACGGCCAACGATCCGGGTGAAATCACCGATGAAGTGACGCCGATTAAAATCCGCGACACGCTTTATCTGTGTACTCCACACCAGAAACTGTTCGCGCTGGATGCCGCAACCGGTAAGCAGAAGTGGGTCTTCGATCCGCAGCTGAAACAGAACCCGACCTTCCAGCACGTGACCTGCCGTGGCGTTTCCTACTATGAAACACCAGCTGCTGCCGAAAACACCGCTGCCAACGGCGCGGCACCGGCTATCTGTTCACGTCGCGTTATTCTGCCGGTGAACGACGGTCGCATGTTTGCGCTGGATGCCGAAACAGGCGCACGTTGCCCTGAATTTGGCAACAACGGCGAGCTGAACCTGCAAAGCAACATGCCTTACCCGGTTGCCGGTCACTATGAGCCAACCTCGCCACCGATTATCACCAAGAGTGTGATCATCATGGCAGGCGCGATTACCGATAACTACTCAACCACCGAGCCTTCCGGCGTTATCCGTGGTTTCGACGTCAACACTGGTAAACTGCTGTGGGCATTCGATTCCGGCGCGAAAGATCCGAACAAGATCCCGGGTCCGGGCGAAAACTATACGCCTAACTCGCCAAACTCATGGGCACCTGCGGCCTACGATGCGAATCTGGACATCGTTTATCTGCCAATGGGCGTGCAGACGCCGGATATCTGGGGCGGCAACCGCACACCAGAATCAGAGCGTTATGCAAGCAGCCTGCTGGCGCTGAATGCAAGCACCGGTAAGCTGGTGTGGAACTATCAGACCGTACACCATGACCTGTGGGACATGGACGTACCGGCTCAGCCTACGCTTGCGGACATCAATGACAAGAACGGCAACAAGGTTCCTGTTATCTATGTTCCGACCAAAACCGGTAACATCTTTGTTCTGGATCGTCGTGACGGCAAACTGGTTGTTCCGGCTCCTGAAAAACCTGTACCACAGGGCGCGGCCAAAGGCGACCACACGTCTCCGACTCAGCCATTCTCTGAACTGACTTTCCGTCCTTCAGCCAAGCTGACCGGTGCGGATATGTGGGGCGCCACCATCTACGACCAGCTGATGTGTCGTGTGATGTTCCACCGTCTGCGTTATGAAGGCACGTTCACCCCGCCTTCAGAGCAGGGTACTCTGGTGTTCCCGGGTAACCTGGGGATGTTCGAGTGGGGCGGTATTTCGGTAGATACCGATCGTCAGGTGGCTATCGCCAACCCGATCGCGCTGCCATTTACCTCTAAACTGGTTCCACGTGGTCCGGGCAACCCAATGCAGCCACCGGCCGGTGATGCAGGCGGCAGCGGTACCGAATCCGGTATCCAGCCTCAGTATGGCGTGCCATACGGCGTTGAACTGAACGCGTTCCTGTCTCCACTGGGCTTCCCGTGCAAGCAACCTTCATGGGGTTACATCTCGGGTGTTGATCTGAAAACCAATGATATCGTATGGAAAAAACGTATCGGTACCGTTCGTGACAGCTCACCTGTGCCATTACCGTTCAAAATGGGTATGCCGATGCTGGGCGCACCGACCTCAACCGCAGGTAACGTCTTCTTTATCGCGGCCACGGCGGACAACTACATCCGTGCATTCAACATGAGCAACGGTGATCAACTGTGGCAGGCACGTCTGCCAGCGGGCGGTCAGGCAACGCCAATGACCTATGAAGTGAACGGCAAGCAGTACGTGGTTATTGCTGCGGGCGGTCATGGTTCATTCGGCACCAAGCTTGGCGACCACATCATCGCCTACGCGCTGCCGGACGATGCAAAAAAATAA
- the pqqU gene encoding TonB-dependent receptor PqqU encodes MNNKTSISTLVLLSLFQPVSASFAQTSAPADPASATDKKTRTDASQDNTLLIIKQQDNGLSELDTPAAVSVVNGDDMRDSKPQVNLSESLTAVPGLQVQNRQNYSQDLQLSVRGFGSSSTYGVSGVRIYVDGIPATMPDGQGQTSNIDLSSVDKVEVLRGPFSALYGNASGGVVNVETQSGSQPATLTAGTYFGSYGSFRNSVKATGATGDGTHAGDVNYEISGSRFTTQGFRDHSSARKNLGNGKLGVRLDDRSTLTLMFNSVSVDAGDPGGLTESEWKANPTQSPRADQYNTNKSIDQTQVGLRYQREMTDNDQLSIMTYKGERHTTQYQSIPMAPQLNPAHSGGVIVLERRYQGIDTRWTHHDQVGSVPFTVIGGLDYETMTERRQGFENYNVMADYTEYGVKGEQRRNEKNKMWNLDPYLQTSWKLTPRWTLDAGVRYSTVSFDSTDYYIAPGNGDDSGSTRYHKALPMGSLSYALTPAWNLYVSAGRGFETPTINQLSYRPDGSSGLNINLKPSTSNTVEFGSKTRIGYGLLTAAVFQTDTDNDLAVATSSGGRTSYVNAGKTRRRGLELSLDQQFASDWRLRMAWTLLDATYRNDVCGTSSCSAADITPAGNKLPGIARNSAYASLGWAPPEGFHAGTDIRYMSDIQANDDNTAQAPAYTIVSANAGYRLNWRSNWSLDLFTRVDNLFDRHYVGSVIVNESNGRYFEPAPGRNWGGGATLTYTFE; translated from the coding sequence GTGAATAACAAAACTTCAATTTCAACATTGGTGCTGCTGTCGCTGTTTCAGCCGGTTTCAGCCAGTTTTGCGCAAACCTCTGCGCCTGCCGATCCCGCGTCGGCAACGGATAAAAAGACCAGGACCGATGCCTCCCAGGACAATACCCTGCTGATTATCAAACAGCAGGACAACGGTCTTTCCGAACTGGATACCCCCGCCGCCGTCAGCGTTGTCAACGGTGACGACATGCGCGACAGCAAGCCGCAGGTGAACCTTTCGGAAAGTCTGACCGCCGTTCCGGGCCTGCAGGTGCAGAATCGTCAGAACTATTCCCAGGATCTCCAACTCTCCGTGCGCGGTTTCGGCAGCAGTTCGACCTACGGCGTGAGCGGTGTGCGAATTTATGTCGATGGCATTCCGGCCACCATGCCAGACGGGCAGGGCCAGACCTCGAACATCGATCTCAGCTCTGTAGATAAAGTTGAAGTCTTGCGTGGACCGTTCTCGGCGCTTTACGGCAATGCGTCTGGCGGCGTCGTCAATGTTGAAACGCAGAGCGGTTCCCAGCCCGCCACCTTGACGGCCGGCACCTATTTCGGCAGTTACGGCTCGTTTCGCAACAGTGTAAAAGCCACGGGCGCGACCGGTGACGGCACGCATGCGGGCGACGTGAATTATGAAATCTCCGGCTCCCGCTTCACCACCCAGGGTTTCCGCGACCACAGTTCGGCGCGTAAAAATCTGGGCAACGGCAAGCTGGGCGTACGCCTTGACGATCGCAGCACCCTGACGCTGATGTTCAACAGCGTGTCGGTCGATGCAGGGGATCCGGGCGGATTGACCGAGTCCGAATGGAAGGCCAACCCGACGCAGTCTCCGCGTGCCGATCAGTACAACACCAATAAATCCATCGATCAGACTCAGGTCGGACTGCGCTATCAGCGCGAGATGACGGATAACGATCAGCTCTCCATCATGACCTACAAGGGTGAGCGCCACACGACTCAGTATCAGTCCATCCCGATGGCGCCGCAGCTTAATCCGGCCCATTCCGGCGGCGTGATTGTGCTCGAACGCCGTTATCAGGGCATCGATACCCGCTGGACTCACCACGATCAGGTCGGCAGCGTGCCGTTCACCGTGATTGGCGGTCTGGACTATGAAACCATGACCGAACGTCGTCAGGGCTTCGAAAATTACAATGTCATGGCGGATTACACCGAATACGGCGTGAAAGGCGAACAGCGTCGCAATGAAAAGAACAAGATGTGGAATCTTGACCCGTATCTGCAAACCAGCTGGAAACTGACGCCGCGCTGGACGCTGGATGCAGGCGTGCGCTACAGCACCGTCAGCTTTGATTCGACAGATTATTACATCGCGCCCGGCAATGGCGATGACAGCGGCAGCACCCGTTATCACAAGGCGCTGCCGATGGGCTCGCTGAGCTATGCGCTGACTCCGGCATGGAACCTCTATGTGTCTGCCGGACGCGGGTTCGAGACGCCGACCATCAATCAGCTGTCTTACCGTCCTGACGGTTCGTCGGGTCTGAACATCAATCTCAAGCCTTCGACCAGCAATACCGTCGAATTCGGCAGCAAGACCCGTATCGGTTACGGCTTGCTGACGGCGGCCGTTTTCCAGACCGATACCGACAACGATCTGGCGGTAGCGACCAGCAGCGGCGGACGCACCAGCTATGTCAACGCCGGGAAAACCCGTCGTCGCGGTCTTGAGCTGTCGCTGGATCAGCAGTTCGCCTCCGACTGGCGTCTGCGCATGGCCTGGACGCTGCTCGATGCAACCTACCGCAACGACGTGTGCGGCACCAGCAGCTGCAGTGCAGCCGACATAACACCGGCGGGCAACAAGCTGCCGGGCATCGCCCGCAATTCGGCCTATGCGTCGCTGGGGTGGGCGCCGCCCGAAGGCTTCCATGCAGGCACCGATATCCGCTACATGAGCGATATTCAGGCCAATGATGACAACACGGCGCAGGCCCCGGCCTACACGATTGTCAGCGCCAATGCCGGTTATCGTCTGAACTGGCGCAGCAACTGGTCACTCGACCTGTTTACCCGCGTCGATAACCTGTTTGATCGCCACTATGTCGGCTCCGTTATCGTAAATGAAAGCAACGGTCGCTACTTCGAACCGGCACCGGGAAGAAATTGGGGCGGCGGCGCTACGCTTACCTATACTTTCGAATAA
- a CDS encoding LysR family transcriptional regulator, whose amino-acid sequence MLNFQRLEIFVNVAAAGSFTAAAATMGLTKAVVSFNIKQLEAELGVALLHRTTRRVSLTGAGEGFYQRCLLLLQDAERMLDEVRGDHQGVNGVLRLTTTPEYGARVVVPALASFAALHPQLRIQHVSSSHHNDLIADRVDVAIRLGQLADSSHHATLIESFSILPVASPGYLARHWPDGIQTLEHLAQAKWLAHSRLSTPLSWVVNTPQQQSCLFNVESSASIMADNAAALLSFALCGAGVALLPEWLVKEEITRHNLVVLLADHQFPRQGVYALYPNTRYVPEKVRLFIDHLKKR is encoded by the coding sequence ATGCTGAATTTTCAGCGACTGGAGATCTTTGTAAATGTGGCCGCGGCGGGCAGTTTCACGGCGGCCGCGGCGACGATGGGTCTGACCAAGGCAGTGGTCAGTTTCAATATTAAACAGCTTGAGGCCGAACTGGGCGTCGCGCTGTTGCATCGCACCACTCGCCGCGTCTCGCTGACCGGAGCGGGCGAGGGGTTTTATCAACGTTGCCTGCTGTTATTGCAGGATGCCGAGCGCATGCTGGACGAGGTCAGAGGCGATCATCAGGGCGTCAATGGCGTGCTGCGACTGACCACAACGCCCGAATATGGCGCGCGCGTCGTCGTGCCTGCGTTGGCGAGCTTTGCCGCTCTGCATCCGCAATTGCGTATTCAGCACGTTTCGTCGTCGCATCATAATGATTTAATCGCCGATCGCGTTGACGTGGCTATCCGTCTTGGCCAATTGGCGGACTCCAGCCATCACGCCACGTTAATCGAAAGCTTCTCCATCTTACCGGTCGCCTCGCCGGGGTATCTTGCGCGACATTGGCCAGACGGGATCCAGACTCTTGAACATCTGGCGCAGGCCAAATGGCTGGCGCATAGCCGGCTGTCAACGCCGCTGAGTTGGGTGGTCAATACGCCGCAGCAGCAGAGTTGTCTGTTTAATGTCGAGTCTTCGGCATCGATCATGGCCGACAATGCGGCAGCGCTGCTCTCTTTCGCATTATGCGGCGCAGGCGTGGCTTTGCTGCCGGAATGGTTGGTGAAGGAGGAAATCACGCGGCACAATCTGGTGGTGCTGCTGGCAGATCATCAGTTTCCCAGGCAGGGCGTTTACGCGCTTTATCCGAATACGCGCTATGTGCCCGAGAAGGTCAGGTTGTTTATTGACCATCTTAAAAAGAGGTAA
- a CDS encoding 6,7-dimethyl-8-ribityllumazine synthase, translated as MSTPLNIAFIKANWHSDIVNQTLVGFKQHMADTNQEYTLEVFDVPGAFEMPLLAQRLAKRGDVDAVVCAALVVDGGIYRHDFVAQAVVSGLMQVQLTTEVPVFSVSLTPHNFQPEKEFNDFYLQHFIKKGAEAAKAVCMVHALK; from the coding sequence ATGAGCACCCCTCTGAACATTGCCTTTATCAAGGCCAACTGGCATTCCGATATCGTGAATCAGACCCTGGTAGGCTTCAAGCAGCACATGGCAGACACCAATCAGGAATACACGCTGGAAGTTTTCGACGTGCCGGGCGCGTTCGAAATGCCCTTGCTGGCTCAGCGCCTGGCAAAACGTGGCGATGTCGATGCCGTAGTCTGTGCCGCATTGGTGGTTGATGGCGGTATCTATCGTCACGACTTCGTCGCGCAGGCCGTGGTAAGCGGATTAATGCAGGTTCAGTTGACCACTGAAGTGCCGGTATTCTCCGTTTCTCTAACGCCGCACAACTTCCAGCCGGAAAAAGAGTTCAACGATTTCTACCTGCAGCACTTTATCAAGAAGGGCGCAGAAGCGGCTAAAGCCGTGTGCATGGTTCACGCCCTCAAGTAA